The following proteins come from a genomic window of Actinomarinicola tropica:
- a CDS encoding NADP-dependent isocitrate dehydrogenase: MSKIKVANPIVELDGDEMTRIIWQMIREELILPYLDVDLKYYDLGIEERDRTDDQITIDAANAIKQHGVGVKCATITPDEARVEEFGLKQMWRSPNGTIRNILGGVVFREPIIMSNIPRYVPGWTKPIVIGRHAFGDQYRATDFKVPGPGTLTVTFTPSDGGEPIEHEVFQFPGGGVAMTMYNLDESIRDFARASFRYGLDRDYPVYMSTKNTILKAYDGRFKDLFQEVFDAEFKAEFDAKGLTYEHRLIDDMVAASMKWEGGYVWACKNYDGDVQSDTVAQGFGSLGLMTSVLMTPDGQTVEAEAAHGTVTRHYREHQKGNPTSTNPIASIFAWTRGLAHRGKVDGTPEVTQFAETLERVIVETVEGGKMTKDLALLVGPDQEWQTTEEFMATIDQNLQAAMSKG, translated from the coding sequence ATGTCGAAGATCAAGGTCGCGAACCCGATCGTCGAGCTCGACGGCGACGAGATGACCCGGATCATCTGGCAGATGATCCGTGAGGAGCTCATCCTCCCCTACCTCGACGTCGACCTGAAGTACTACGACCTCGGCATCGAGGAGCGGGACCGCACCGACGACCAGATCACGATCGACGCCGCCAACGCCATCAAGCAGCACGGCGTCGGCGTGAAGTGCGCCACGATCACCCCCGACGAGGCCCGGGTCGAGGAGTTCGGCCTGAAGCAGATGTGGCGGTCGCCGAACGGCACGATCCGCAACATCCTCGGCGGCGTCGTGTTCCGCGAGCCGATCATCATGTCGAACATCCCCCGCTACGTCCCGGGGTGGACGAAGCCGATCGTCATCGGTCGTCACGCCTTCGGCGACCAGTACCGGGCCACCGACTTCAAGGTGCCCGGCCCCGGCACCCTCACCGTCACCTTCACCCCGTCCGACGGCGGCGAGCCGATCGAGCACGAGGTGTTCCAGTTCCCCGGCGGCGGCGTCGCCATGACGATGTACAACCTCGACGAGTCGATCCGGGACTTCGCCCGGGCCTCGTTCCGCTACGGCCTCGACCGGGACTACCCGGTGTACATGTCGACCAAGAACACGATCCTCAAGGCCTACGACGGGCGCTTCAAGGACCTGTTCCAGGAGGTCTTCGACGCCGAGTTCAAGGCCGAGTTCGACGCCAAGGGTCTCACCTACGAGCACCGGCTCATCGACGACATGGTCGCGGCCTCCATGAAGTGGGAGGGCGGCTACGTCTGGGCGTGCAAGAACTACGACGGCGACGTGCAGTCCGACACCGTCGCCCAGGGCTTCGGGTCGCTGGGCCTGATGACCTCGGTCCTCATGACCCCCGACGGCCAGACCGTCGAGGCCGAGGCGGCCCACGGCACCGTGACCCGCCACTACCGGGAGCACCAGAAGGGCAACCCGACCTCGACCAACCCGATCGCCTCGATCTTCGCCTGGACCCGGGGCCTCGCCCACCGCGGCAAGGTCGACGGCACGCCCGAGGTGACGCAGTTCGCCGAGACCCTCGAGCGGGTCATCGTCGAGACCGTCGAGGGCGGCAAGATGACGAAGGACCTCGCGCTGCTGGTCGGCCCCGATCAGGAGTGGCAGACCACCGAGGAGTTCATGGCCACCATCGACCAGAACCTCCAGGCGGCGATGTCCAAGGGGTGA
- the metF gene encoding methylenetetrahydrofolate reductase [NAD(P)H] — MALIRDLLAAGPSVSFEFFPPKTDEAERQLQLTIKELEHLSPSFVSVTYGAGGSTRERTRDIVIGIERDTSLTAMAHLTCVGHRRHEITELLEEYEQGGVSNILALAGDPPTDGEPAEGDFAYALELVELVREAGDFSVGVAAHPEGHPRSPDRDSDLRHLAAKLTAADFGVTQFFFRAEDYLRMRDGLVERGCDTPVIPGIMPVTNARQVQRFAELSGAAFPADLAARLESVADDAVEVRRIGVEVATELCRTLLDEGVPGLHFYTLNRSTATREIAANLGLARP, encoded by the coding sequence ATGGCGCTCATCCGTGACCTGCTCGCCGCAGGCCCCTCCGTCTCGTTCGAGTTCTTCCCGCCGAAGACGGACGAGGCCGAGCGCCAGCTCCAGCTGACGATCAAGGAGCTCGAGCACCTCAGCCCCTCGTTCGTCTCCGTCACCTACGGCGCCGGCGGCTCGACGAGGGAGCGCACCCGCGACATCGTCATCGGCATCGAGCGGGACACCTCCCTCACCGCGATGGCCCACCTCACCTGCGTCGGCCACCGCCGCCACGAGATCACCGAGCTCCTCGAGGAGTACGAGCAGGGCGGCGTCAGCAACATCCTCGCCCTCGCCGGCGACCCGCCCACCGACGGCGAGCCCGCCGAGGGCGACTTCGCCTACGCCCTCGAGCTGGTCGAGCTCGTCCGTGAGGCCGGCGACTTCAGCGTCGGCGTCGCCGCCCACCCCGAGGGTCACCCGCGCTCGCCGGACCGGGACAGCGATCTCCGCCACCTCGCCGCCAAGCTGACCGCAGCCGACTTCGGCGTCACCCAGTTCTTCTTCCGGGCCGAGGACTACCTGCGCATGCGCGACGGCCTCGTCGAGCGGGGCTGCGACACCCCGGTCATCCCCGGGATCATGCCGGTGACCAACGCCCGCCAGGTCCAGCGCTTCGCCGAGCTGTCCGGCGCCGCCTTCCCGGCCGATCTGGCCGCACGGCTGGAGAGCGTGGCCGACGACGCCGTTGAGGTCCGGCGCATCGGCGTCGAGGTCGCCACCGAGCTGTGCCGCACGCTCCTCGACGAGGGCGTGCCCGGGCTGCACTTCTACACCCTCAACCGCTCCACCGCGACGAGGGAGATCGCCGCCAACCTCGGTCTCGCCCGGCCCTAG
- a CDS encoding ABC transporter ATP-binding protein yields the protein MTATAPDTPLVPTRSVLRRGARVLSGYIRMHPGPFAIAVIGAAVFSGALVGGTAVLGWVTDDVIVPAIEAGELELATAVGAAAAIIGLTLVRAVGVVFRRYFGAMAANRTAASLRRDVTDTYLDVPLSYHLSAPTGELLAHADADVEATTDAMFPLPFSTGIITLILFSVIALALVDPIVMAVGVLVFPLLAVVNKLYTARVEVPAAMVQHHVGEVANVAHESFDGALVVKTLGREDAEVARMADASDRLLASRLQVGRLRAAFEPTMDALPNIGTVALILVGAWRLSEGAVSTGDLVTATALFGILAFPMRVVGFFLEEVPRSVVSAERIQKVLDVRPGLVAATGAAHAGGAVIDDAPLPVAAEHVAFTYPATSQPVLDDVTFEMAAGEVVALVGPTGSGKSTLCQVLVHLVEPTSGAVRVGGVDARDVDPDLLRARTAIVFQESFLFADSVRSNVALSTGASEEAVVEALRIAQADRFVSELPDGLDTVMGERGVSLSGGQRQRVALARALVRRPRFLVLDDATSAVDPVIEARILDGLRTALGTTTLIVAHRLSTIELADRVVHLDGGRVVAVGTHEELLSHPDYERLVRAYEDEVME from the coding sequence TTGACCGCCACCGCGCCCGACACGCCTCTCGTCCCCACCCGGTCCGTGCTCCGTCGCGGCGCTCGCGTGCTGTCCGGCTACATCCGGATGCACCCGGGACCCTTCGCGATCGCGGTCATCGGTGCTGCGGTCTTCTCCGGGGCGCTCGTCGGCGGCACCGCCGTGCTCGGCTGGGTGACCGACGACGTCATCGTCCCGGCGATCGAGGCGGGCGAGCTCGAGCTGGCGACGGCGGTCGGAGCCGCGGCCGCGATCATCGGGCTCACGCTCGTGCGCGCGGTCGGGGTCGTCTTCCGCCGCTACTTCGGCGCCATGGCGGCGAACCGAACCGCCGCATCCCTGCGCAGAGACGTCACCGACACGTACCTCGACGTGCCGCTCTCGTACCACCTGAGCGCCCCCACGGGAGAGCTGCTCGCCCACGCCGACGCCGACGTGGAGGCGACGACCGACGCCATGTTCCCGCTGCCGTTCAGCACCGGGATCATCACGCTCATCCTCTTCTCGGTGATCGCCCTGGCCCTCGTCGATCCGATCGTCATGGCCGTCGGCGTGCTGGTCTTCCCCCTCCTCGCCGTGGTCAACAAGCTCTACACGGCCCGGGTCGAGGTGCCGGCGGCGATGGTGCAGCACCATGTCGGCGAGGTCGCCAACGTGGCGCACGAGAGCTTCGACGGGGCGCTCGTCGTCAAGACCCTCGGGCGGGAGGACGCCGAGGTGGCGCGCATGGCGGACGCCTCCGATCGGCTCCTCGCGTCCCGCCTCCAGGTCGGGCGCCTCCGGGCCGCGTTCGAACCGACGATGGATGCCCTCCCCAACATCGGCACGGTCGCGCTCATACTCGTCGGCGCCTGGCGGCTGTCGGAGGGCGCGGTCTCCACCGGCGACCTCGTCACCGCCACCGCCCTGTTCGGCATCCTCGCCTTCCCCATGCGGGTGGTGGGCTTCTTCCTCGAGGAGGTGCCCCGGTCGGTCGTGTCGGCCGAGCGCATCCAGAAGGTCCTCGACGTGCGGCCCGGCCTCGTCGCAGCGACGGGAGCGGCCCACGCCGGCGGCGCCGTCATCGACGACGCGCCCCTGCCCGTCGCCGCCGAGCACGTGGCGTTCACCTACCCGGCCACGTCCCAGCCCGTCCTCGACGACGTGACGTTCGAGATGGCGGCAGGCGAGGTCGTGGCGCTGGTCGGGCCGACCGGCTCGGGCAAGAGCACGCTGTGCCAGGTGCTCGTCCACCTGGTCGAGCCGACGTCGGGTGCGGTGCGAGTCGGTGGCGTGGACGCCCGCGACGTCGACCCCGATCTGCTGCGGGCTCGCACGGCCATCGTCTTCCAGGAGTCGTTCCTCTTCGCCGACAGCGTGCGCTCCAACGTCGCCCTGTCCACCGGTGCCTCGGAGGAGGCGGTGGTGGAGGCCCTGCGGATCGCCCAGGCCGACCGCTTCGTGTCCGAGCTGCCCGACGGCCTCGACACGGTGATGGGCGAGCGGGGCGTCAGCCTCTCCGGCGGCCAGCGCCAGCGGGTCGCCCTCGCTCGGGCCCTCGTGCGGCGACCCCGGTTCCTCGTCCTCGATGACGCCACGTCCGCCGTCGATCCCGTCATCGAGGCCCGCATCCTCGACGGCCTGCGCACCGCGCTCGGCACGACGACGCTGATCGTCGCCCACCGCCTCTCCACCATCGAGCTCGCCGACCGGGTCGTGCACCTCGACGGCGGTCGGGTGGTCGCCGTCGGCACCCACGAGGAGCTGCTCTCCCACCCCGACTACGAGCGGTTGGTGCGGGCCTACGAGGACGAGGTGATGGAGTGA
- a CDS encoding DHA2 family efflux MFS transporter permease subunit: protein MTTSPTTSPTPPDEHAHEGHPQRWTILAILVLSLVVVVAGNTSLNVAIPTLVRELGATNTQLQWMVDSYALVFAGFLLPAGALGDRFGRKGALQFGLGVFALAAILSTMADSPSQLIATRALGGFGAAFIMPATLSILAASFPPHERGRAIAVWAGFAGAGGAIGNIVSGYLLEHFWWGSVFFVNVPIVLLAIVLGMAIVPTSKDATETPLDPWGSLLSTAGLAALLFGIIEGPERGWTDPITLAAFAVGVVALASFITWERRTDHPMLPIRFFADRRFSVGAGVILLVFMAMFGLFFISTQYLQFVKQYSPFEAGLAILPSALTMVTVAPRSDGLVQRYGIRTTIASGLTLVAIGLGSIALLDATSPYAQYAVSLVIMSAGMATTMAPATAAIMSSLPLDKAGVGSAVNDTTREVGGALGIAVIGSILNVVYRARVTDSIEAVDALPAGLAEGARESVGAALAVARDLPGAAGDALRQAAETAFTDAMGLAALTGAGIVVGAVVLVLRALPRSGAYEPDPRDPVEATVDGMPVDAGAGEDVP from the coding sequence GTGACCACATCGCCGACGACATCGCCGACACCACCTGACGAGCACGCTCACGAGGGCCACCCCCAGCGTTGGACGATCCTCGCGATCCTCGTCCTCAGCCTGGTGGTCGTCGTCGCCGGCAACACGTCGCTCAACGTCGCCATCCCCACGCTGGTGCGCGAGCTCGGGGCGACCAACACACAGCTGCAGTGGATGGTCGACTCCTACGCCCTCGTCTTCGCCGGCTTCCTCCTGCCCGCCGGCGCGCTCGGCGACCGGTTCGGGCGCAAGGGGGCCCTGCAGTTCGGCCTCGGGGTGTTCGCCCTGGCCGCGATCCTCTCGACGATGGCCGACTCCCCCAGCCAGCTGATCGCCACCCGGGCCCTCGGCGGCTTCGGCGCCGCGTTCATCATGCCGGCCACCCTGTCGATCCTCGCCGCCTCGTTCCCCCCGCACGAGCGGGGCCGGGCCATCGCGGTGTGGGCCGGCTTCGCCGGTGCCGGCGGAGCCATCGGCAACATCGTCTCGGGCTACCTGCTCGAGCACTTCTGGTGGGGTTCGGTCTTCTTCGTCAACGTGCCGATCGTCCTGCTCGCGATCGTCCTCGGCATGGCGATCGTGCCGACGTCGAAGGACGCCACGGAGACACCGCTCGACCCGTGGGGCTCGCTGCTGTCCACCGCGGGCCTCGCCGCCCTGCTCTTCGGCATCATCGAGGGCCCCGAGCGGGGCTGGACCGACCCGATCACCCTCGCCGCCTTCGCCGTGGGCGTGGTCGCCCTCGCGTCGTTCATCACGTGGGAGCGGCGCACCGACCACCCGATGCTGCCGATCCGGTTCTTCGCCGACCGGCGCTTCTCGGTCGGCGCCGGCGTGATCCTCCTCGTGTTCATGGCCATGTTCGGCCTGTTCTTCATCTCGACGCAGTACCTGCAGTTCGTGAAGCAGTACTCGCCGTTCGAGGCCGGCCTCGCCATCCTCCCGTCGGCGCTGACGATGGTGACGGTGGCCCCACGCAGCGACGGGCTGGTCCAGCGCTACGGCATCCGCACCACGATCGCGTCGGGCCTCACGCTGGTGGCGATCGGCCTCGGGTCGATCGCCCTGCTCGACGCCACGAGCCCCTACGCCCAGTACGCCGTGTCGCTCGTCATCATGTCGGCGGGCATGGCCACGACGATGGCCCCCGCCACCGCGGCGATCATGTCGTCGCTGCCGCTCGACAAGGCGGGCGTCGGCTCGGCGGTCAACGACACCACCCGTGAGGTCGGCGGGGCCCTCGGCATCGCCGTCATCGGCTCGATCCTCAACGTCGTCTACCGGGCCCGGGTGACCGACTCGATCGAGGCGGTCGACGCGCTCCCTGCCGGCCTCGCCGAGGGGGCCCGCGAATCGGTCGGCGCCGCGCTCGCCGTCGCACGTGACCTGCCGGGCGCCGCCGGTGACGCCCTGAGGCAGGCGGCCGAGACCGCGTTCACCGACGCCATGGGCCTCGCCGCCCTCACGGGCGCGGGCATCGTGGTCGGCGCCGTCGTGCTCGTGCTGCGCGCCCTGCCCCGCTCCGGCGCCTACGAGCCGGACCCGCGTGACCCCGTCGAGGCGACGGTCGACGGCATGCCGGTCGACGCCGGCGCCGGGGAGGACGTGCCGTGA
- a CDS encoding TetR/AcrR family transcriptional regulator, with amino-acid sequence MSPADAQPSPSATHEECRVFECPEGTDPRIARSRAAVLGATVDLLLEGGIHDVSVDAIAERAGVSKATIYRHWETRQAIIIEALDHMKARHEVPDTGLLRDDLVAMLGQLVAHVASPAASVFASLVGAAEHDPELADMRQAFARARSEPMRGLIVRGIERGELPADVDVEVLLASLVGPIFYLRLARGEAVPGHWPADIVDAVLTAHGSAPSD; translated from the coding sequence GTGAGCCCGGCCGACGCCCAGCCCTCGCCGAGCGCGACCCACGAGGAGTGCCGGGTGTTCGAGTGCCCCGAGGGCACCGATCCCCGCATCGCCCGGTCCCGCGCTGCGGTCCTCGGCGCCACCGTCGACCTGCTCCTCGAGGGCGGCATCCACGACGTCAGCGTCGACGCCATCGCCGAACGTGCAGGCGTGTCGAAGGCGACCATCTACCGCCACTGGGAGACACGCCAGGCGATCATCATCGAGGCTCTCGACCACATGAAGGCCCGCCACGAGGTGCCCGACACCGGTTTGCTGCGCGACGACCTCGTCGCCATGCTCGGGCAGCTCGTCGCCCACGTGGCGTCGCCTGCGGCGTCGGTGTTCGCGTCGCTCGTCGGCGCGGCCGAGCACGATCCCGAGCTGGCCGACATGCGCCAGGCGTTCGCCCGGGCGCGCAGCGAGCCCATGCGGGGGCTCATCGTCCGCGGGATCGAGCGCGGCGAGCTGCCCGCCGACGTCGACGTCGAGGTGCTCCTCGCGAGCCTCGTCGGGCCGATCTTCTACCTGCGGCTCGCCCGGGGCGAGGCGGTGCCCGGGCACTGGCCGGCCGACATCGTCGACGCCGTGCTCACCGCCCACGGCTCGGCGCCGAGCGACTAG
- a CDS encoding ABC transporter ATP-binding protein yields the protein MTPGEQTERLSADEDRRDDHVETDPTAALLEEGDARDLGPDGAISILRRGLAASPELKVGVWFTIAMAIAAAVGRLTIPILVQQILDRGILGDEGYRPGFVWAACGLALVVIVAVWFASRGTYLRLINAAERMLRNLRVRTFAHIHELSVADHNDTKRGILVARVTSDIETIARFAQWGAISWVVNSTVLVGTFVVLAIYSWQLALLVLAVFVPMVPILVRLQRRQLSAYDLLRTRVSEMLTEISESIMGAAVVRAYGLEGRSRERLHRAIDLTYRARMMAAKYFALIFPTGDVFGAVALSAVAVVGAWNADSWGLDTGALVASLFLVNLMLNPIGELGEILDQTQTALAGWRKVLDVLDTPVEIVEPEPGIEVAAGALAVRTVGLEFAYRTGGRVLHGIDVEIPAGTNVAIVGETGSGKTTFAKLLARLADPTGGRIEIGGVDLREVAPASRRRAVRMVPQDGFLFDTTIRENVRYGREDATDAEVADAFTRLGLDWWLATLPDGLDTSAGERGDSLSVGERQLVALARAQLADPGLLILDEATSSVDPETERALAGALVTLAEGRTTVSIAHRLSTAEAADLVLVFDRGHLIERGHHDELVAQGGVYAGLYESWIGNTRRGSAA from the coding sequence GTGACCCCCGGCGAGCAGACCGAGCGACTCAGCGCCGACGAGGACCGCCGCGACGACCACGTCGAGACCGACCCCACCGCCGCGCTGCTCGAGGAGGGCGACGCACGCGACCTCGGGCCCGACGGCGCCATCTCGATCCTGCGGCGCGGCCTCGCGGCCAGCCCCGAGCTCAAGGTCGGCGTGTGGTTCACGATCGCCATGGCGATCGCCGCCGCGGTCGGTCGCCTCACCATCCCGATCCTCGTCCAGCAGATCCTCGACCGGGGCATCCTCGGTGACGAGGGCTACCGGCCCGGCTTCGTGTGGGCGGCCTGCGGCCTGGCGCTCGTGGTCATCGTCGCCGTGTGGTTCGCGAGCCGTGGCACCTACCTGCGGCTCATCAACGCGGCGGAGCGGATGCTGCGGAACCTGCGGGTCCGCACCTTCGCCCACATCCACGAGCTGTCGGTCGCCGACCACAACGACACCAAGCGGGGCATCCTCGTCGCCCGCGTGACCTCCGACATCGAGACGATCGCCCGGTTCGCCCAGTGGGGCGCGATCTCGTGGGTCGTGAACTCGACGGTGCTCGTCGGCACGTTCGTCGTCCTGGCGATCTACTCGTGGCAGCTGGCGCTGCTCGTGCTCGCGGTGTTCGTCCCGATGGTGCCGATCCTCGTGCGCCTGCAGCGCCGCCAGCTGTCGGCCTACGACCTGCTGCGGACCCGCGTCTCGGAGATGCTCACCGAGATCTCGGAGTCGATCATGGGTGCCGCGGTCGTGCGGGCCTACGGCTTGGAGGGCCGGTCCCGCGAGCGTCTCCACCGGGCGATCGACCTGACGTACCGGGCCCGGATGATGGCGGCCAAGTACTTCGCGCTGATCTTCCCGACCGGCGACGTCTTCGGGGCCGTCGCCCTGTCGGCCGTGGCCGTCGTCGGCGCCTGGAACGCCGACTCGTGGGGCCTCGACACCGGTGCGCTCGTCGCGTCGCTCTTCCTCGTCAACCTCATGCTCAACCCGATCGGCGAGCTCGGCGAGATCCTCGACCAGACCCAGACCGCGCTCGCCGGGTGGCGGAAGGTGCTCGACGTGCTCGACACCCCGGTCGAGATCGTCGAGCCCGAGCCCGGCATCGAGGTCGCCGCCGGGGCGCTGGCGGTGCGGACCGTCGGGCTGGAGTTCGCCTACCGCACCGGCGGGCGCGTGCTGCACGGCATCGACGTGGAGATCCCCGCCGGCACGAACGTGGCCATCGTGGGCGAGACCGGGTCGGGCAAGACCACCTTCGCCAAGCTGCTCGCCCGCCTGGCCGACCCCACCGGCGGTCGCATCGAGATCGGGGGCGTCGACCTCCGCGAGGTCGCGCCGGCGTCGCGGCGCCGGGCGGTGCGCATGGTGCCCCAGGACGGGTTCCTGTTCGACACGACGATCCGGGAGAACGTCCGCTACGGGCGGGAGGACGCGACCGACGCCGAGGTGGCCGACGCCTTCACCCGCCTCGGCCTCGACTGGTGGCTCGCCACGCTGCCCGACGGGCTCGACACGTCGGCAGGGGAGCGGGGCGACTCGCTCTCGGTCGGTGAACGCCAGCTCGTCGCCCTCGCCCGCGCCCAGCTCGCCGACCCCGGGCTGCTCATCCTCGACGAGGCCACCAGCTCGGTCGACCCCGAGACCGAGCGCGCCCTGGCCGGCGCTCTCGTCACGCTGGCCGAGGGGCGGACGACGGTGAGCATCGCCCACCGGCTGTCGACCGCCGAGGCGGCCGACCTCGTCCTCGTGTTCGACCGGGGCCACCTGATCGAGCGGGGCCACCACGACGAGCTCGTGGCCCAGGGCGGCGTGTACGCCGGCCTCTACGAGAGCTGGATCGGCAACACCCGCCGGGGCTCGGCGGCCTAG
- a CDS encoding P-loop NTPase family protein, translating into MNPRRLHILGASGAGTTTLGRAIADRWSVPHADVDDYFWEPTDPPYTRQREPAARLRLMEEIFVARPAWVLTGSIVGWGESLIPHIDLAVFVTLDPSVRLARLRRRERQRYGARIDEGGDLHESTEGFLAWAAGYDDPSFAGRNRALHEAWLAELPCPVLHVDGDRPLVDLVAEVTGADPP; encoded by the coding sequence GTGAACCCTCGGCGCCTGCACATCCTCGGAGCGAGCGGCGCGGGCACGACCACGCTCGGGCGCGCGATCGCCGACCGGTGGTCGGTGCCCCACGCCGATGTCGACGACTACTTCTGGGAGCCGACCGATCCGCCGTACACGCGGCAGAGGGAGCCTGCGGCCCGCCTGCGGTTGATGGAGGAGATCTTCGTCGCCCGGCCCGCCTGGGTCCTCACCGGGTCGATCGTGGGATGGGGTGAGTCACTGATCCCCCACATCGATCTCGCTGTGTTCGTCACCCTCGACCCGTCGGTCCGGCTCGCCCGGCTGCGCCGGCGCGAACGGCAGCGGTACGGCGCTCGCATCGACGAGGGTGGCGATCTCCACGAATCCACCGAGGGGTTCCTCGCGTGGGCCGCCGGCTACGACGATCCGTCCTTCGCCGGCCGCAACCGCGCCCTCCACGAGGCCTGGCTGGCGGAGCTGCCCTGTCCGGTGCTCCACGTCGACGGCGATCGTCCACTCGTCGATCTCGTCGCCGAGGTCACCGGGGCCGACCCGCCCTGA
- a CDS encoding aldehyde dehydrogenase family protein yields the protein MRDQDKIFIDGAWVPSEGTGTIEVVNASTEEVMGHIPEGTAGDVDKAVAAAKRAFESWSTQPVDERLKYVQRLAEELNARNEEIATIIAGEVGMPINFAKMIQAGLPAATTASVIETAKNFAWEEQIGNSLVVREPIGVVGCITPWNYPLHQIMAKVAPALAAGNTVVLKPSEVAPLNAFVLAQIFEDIGLPAGVFNLVTGTGPVVGEAIAAHPDVDMVSFTGSTRAGKRVMQVGAETVKKIHLELGGKSANIILDDADFAEVIPKGVFACYLNSGQTCTAHTRMLVPKDRMDEAAQIAAQAAAGFPLGAADSEASMLGPLVSKAQQDRVRDYIRKGIEEGATLVTGGPDQPEGLDKGYFVQPTVFANVTNDMTIAQEEIFGPVLSIIGYEDEDDAVRIANDTIYGLAGGVWSADPERAKAVARRMRTGQVDVNGGSFNAVAPFGGYKQSGIGRELGSFGFEEFLEVKSLQL from the coding sequence GTGCGCGACCAGGACAAGATCTTCATCGACGGCGCGTGGGTGCCGTCGGAGGGCACCGGGACCATCGAGGTGGTCAACGCCTCGACCGAAGAGGTCATGGGCCACATCCCCGAGGGGACCGCGGGGGACGTCGACAAGGCCGTCGCCGCCGCCAAGCGGGCCTTCGAGTCGTGGTCGACCCAGCCGGTCGACGAGCGCCTCAAGTACGTGCAGCGCCTCGCCGAGGAGCTCAACGCCCGCAACGAGGAGATCGCCACGATCATCGCCGGCGAGGTCGGCATGCCGATCAATTTCGCCAAGATGATCCAGGCCGGCCTCCCCGCCGCCACCACGGCGTCGGTCATCGAGACCGCCAAGAACTTCGCCTGGGAGGAGCAGATCGGCAACTCCCTCGTCGTCCGCGAGCCGATCGGCGTCGTCGGGTGCATCACGCCGTGGAACTACCCGCTCCACCAGATCATGGCCAAGGTCGCCCCTGCGCTCGCCGCCGGCAACACGGTCGTGCTGAAGCCGAGCGAGGTCGCCCCGCTCAACGCCTTCGTCCTCGCCCAGATCTTCGAGGACATCGGCCTCCCCGCCGGCGTGTTCAACCTCGTCACCGGCACGGGCCCCGTCGTCGGCGAGGCCATCGCCGCCCACCCCGACGTCGACATGGTGTCGTTCACCGGCTCGACCCGCGCCGGCAAGCGCGTCATGCAGGTCGGCGCCGAGACCGTGAAGAAGATCCACCTCGAGCTCGGCGGCAAGTCGGCCAACATCATCCTCGACGACGCCGACTTCGCCGAGGTCATCCCGAAGGGCGTGTTCGCCTGCTACCTCAACTCGGGCCAGACCTGCACCGCCCACACCCGCATGCTCGTCCCGAAGGACCGCATGGACGAGGCCGCCCAGATCGCGGCCCAGGCCGCCGCCGGCTTCCCGCTCGGTGCCGCCGACTCCGAGGCGTCGATGCTCGGCCCGCTCGTGTCCAAGGCCCAGCAGGACCGGGTCCGCGACTACATCCGCAAGGGCATCGAGGAGGGCGCCACCCTCGTCACCGGTGGCCCCGACCAGCCCGAGGGCCTCGACAAGGGCTACTTCGTGCAGCCGACGGTGTTCGCGAACGTCACCAACGACATGACGATCGCCCAGGAGGAGATCTTCGGGCCGGTCCTGTCGATCATCGGCTACGAGGACGAGGACGACGCCGTCCGCATCGCCAACGACACGATCTACGGCCTGGCGGGCGGCGTGTGGTCGGCCGACCCCGAGCGGGCCAAGGCCGTCGCTCGGCGCATGCGCACGGGTCAGGTCGACGTGAACGGCGGCAGCTTCAACGCTGTCGCACCCTTCGGCGGTTACAAGCAGTCGGGAATCGGCCGCGAGCTCGGCTCCTTCGGCTTCGAGGAGTTCCTCGAGGTGAAGTCGCTGCAGCTCTGA